In the genome of Oceanispirochaeta sp., the window GGCGGGCGGGACAGGCGGTGCCCGTCAGTCCTCCGGCAGCGTCCTCTCAAGATCCCGGTAGTGATATTCCCCTGTTTCAGGGACTCTCGGATGATGATTTTCATCTCTCCAGTGAAGCACCCCGGTACGACCTGGTGTTTACCCTCTCTGGGAACGCCGACAGCGGTATCCGGGTTCGCCCGGCCCTGCTGCGTCTGAGGGAGGGGCAGAGGAGCGGCGGGATTCTCCGTTACAAGGCTTCACGTCCCGTTTCAGCCCTTATGAGGGAGCAGAAGATCCTGCTGGACAGACTCTGTTCTTCCCTGAATGATGACCCGGAAGAGGCCCTTCCCCTGGAGGACTGTCTGGAGGATGTTCTGGCGCAAAAGGAGCTCTTCACCAGCGGCCGCATCGGGATCAAGACCCACCAGGCGGCCTCCCTGGAAGTCTCTTTCCGTTTTCAGGAACTCCTTCATGATGACAGGCCCCTGTATTACCCTGAGTACCGCTTCCTTGATACCCGGGGAGCCGTCCTGCATCTGCAGCGCAGCAGATCCGGCCTCATCCTCAGAAATAAAAGGGTCTTCTGTCTGGATGAAGAGGAGGGAGTCCTGGCCTTCCTTCCCGAAGACTCGAACACCTCCTTCTTTGTGAACCTTCTTTTGTCCAAAAGTCAGGGATTTCTCCCGGCAGACATTCAGGGCGTTCTCAGACTCACCGGGAAGATGAAACATCACTCCCTGAGGCTGAATAGCGACTATCCTCCCGTCTCTGTCAGACAGGCGGATCCCCTGCCGGTGCTCAAACTCAGAAGCCGGCAGGATAAAACGGAGACATTTTTCTTCTTCCGTTACGGTCACAAGGATATTCCCTACCAGTCTCCGGTCTCCTGGATTCCTCCAGGGGAGACTGAAGGGGCGGCGGTTCTGGTGATTCAGAAACGGAACAAGGAACGGGAAACAACTCTTGTCAAAGATGTCATTTCTCAAATCACCAATCACCTGAGTTTTGAGAAAGGCTATTACGCCGGACTGGTCAGCGGGAATGAAGAGGGCGACCTGCGTCTGGATCTCTCTCTGGAGGAATTTCTGACCTACTACAGCACCATGCTCAGTCAAAGAGGCATTGAGCTGCAGCTGGAAGACAGGAAGATCAGCACAAGCGCCTCGGTGCAGTTCAATGTGGGGAATACCACCGACTGGCTGGATGTGGATGCCATGGTGAAAGAGCCGGACACAGAGAAACTGAAGGCTCTGTTCTTCGATGATCACTACCAGACTCTGGGCCTTATCAGCACCGGGGACAGCTACGTCCGGCTCTGCGAAAGCGACCTCCGGAAGTTGGATTTCCTCCGTCGGCAGGGCATGAATGACGATGGAAAACTGGAAACTTCGGTGCGTAACTTTTCTGTTATTGACCAAATTTATGAGCAGATAGCCGGGCGGGATGAGTCGCCTGCCGATGACATTCTGGAACAGGCCCGACAGATTCGTGAGGCCGGCCGGGATGATCAGGCTCCCCTGCCCGCTGGTCTGAATGCCACACTCAGGCCCTATCAGAAAGCAGGGTTCAACTGGCTTCTCCGTCTGCATCATAACGACTGCCACGGCTGTCTGGCCGATGATATGGGATTGGGCAAGACCCTGCAGACCCTGTGTCTCCTGCAGCACCTGAAGGAGACACAGAGTCTGAAGACCAGCCTCCTGGTGGCCCCGGTCGTCACCCTGGCCAACTGGGAGAGTGAGATCGAGAAGTTTGCCCCCGGCTTGACCTATAAGCGGCATGCCGGGGCCGGACGGATCATCGAAGCTCCCCATTTTGAAGAGTATGACCTGATCATCGTGAGTTATCATACCTTGAGGAACGATGTAGACCTCTTTCTGGAATATATTTTTGACTACATCATCCTCGATGAGGCCCATTACATCAAAAA includes:
- a CDS encoding DEAD/DEAH box helicase, which gives rise to MKVLTPAFADHFKPDVLPEARGLYRENRVYNLKEEDERLRVFVLGDQPMPFEVQLHSRSGQFYWSCECGSLEPCVHLAALFFKAASAGFGNDHWFQGLPQLDLVPEKFSFEESDSPQGDLFASSPQAPLSRHSKPSRRAGQAVPVSPPAASSQDPGSDIPLFQGLSDDDFHLSSEAPRYDLVFTLSGNADSGIRVRPALLRLREGQRSGGILRYKASRPVSALMREQKILLDRLCSSLNDDPEEALPLEDCLEDVLAQKELFTSGRIGIKTHQAASLEVSFRFQELLHDDRPLYYPEYRFLDTRGAVLHLQRSRSGLILRNKRVFCLDEEEGVLAFLPEDSNTSFFVNLLLSKSQGFLPADIQGVLRLTGKMKHHSLRLNSDYPPVSVRQADPLPVLKLRSRQDKTETFFFFRYGHKDIPYQSPVSWIPPGETEGAAVLVIQKRNKERETTLVKDVISQITNHLSFEKGYYAGLVSGNEEGDLRLDLSLEEFLTYYSTMLSQRGIELQLEDRKISTSASVQFNVGNTTDWLDVDAMVKEPDTEKLKALFFDDHYQTLGLISTGDSYVRLCESDLRKLDFLRRQGMNDDGKLETSVRNFSVIDQIYEQIAGRDESPADDILEQARQIREAGRDDQAPLPAGLNATLRPYQKAGFNWLLRLHHNDCHGCLADDMGLGKTLQTLCLLQHLKETQSLKTSLLVAPVVTLANWESEIEKFAPGLTYKRHAGAGRIIEAPHFEEYDLIIVSYHTLRNDVDLFLEYIFDYIILDEAHYIKNAGSRIFKAIRSLKSGHRLSLTGTPLENNTMELWSQFSFLNPGLLGGRKDFFNRFAQPIEKKKDNEALTILRDTVSPFMLRRKKEDVLDDLPPKEIIVHYSEMIPEQAELYNKYRDFYRARVTGLIGDKGLSGASVEIFQFLLKLRQLAIYPPMTGDEEAMTVSSCKMVALKDLLDEVLEEDHKILIFSQFLGTLNAIGDFCRNQHWDYSRITGKTKDRAGEIRRFQEDEDVRVFLLSLKAGGVGINLTAADYVVLFDPWWNPAAERQAIDRAHRMGQKRKVISYKMIVRGTIEEKILRMQEQKTALMDGIIQDDQNIFGSLGEDDVIRLFE